A single genomic interval of Maniola jurtina chromosome 23, ilManJurt1.1, whole genome shotgun sequence harbors:
- the LOC123877244 gene encoding uncharacterized protein LOC123877244 isoform X2 yields the protein MREFKYDVVQLIHAVRDRPCLWDKTAEVYKDRAERRAAWEQVFSLLEENYEELSSEQKRVTGEQILNKWTNIRDTFVKTLKRSRMGRPRRKYLLYDHVKFLIKVTNTEDDFNVELSTDDNSAYMKTERESPKEIPTTSTRKRSRKSNYSDEEPRRSKEYDKYEKMEDFAEIDECNDPRIMNEDEAFFASLLPSVQD from the exons ATGCGAGAGTTTAAATACGATGTTGTTCAATTAATTCACGCTGTAAGAGACAGGCCGTGCTTGTGGGACAAGACGGCGGAAGTATACAAAGACCGGGCAGAAAGACGTGCCGCTTGGGAGCAGGTGTTCAGTCTTTTGGAGGAAAACTACGAGGAACTGTCGTCGGAACAAAAACGGGTTACTG GTGAACAAATTCTAAACAAATGGACGAACATCCGCGATACATTTGTCAAGACACTCAAACGATCTAGAATGGGAAGACCTCGtagaaaatacctattataCGACCACGTGAAATTCCTCATCAAAGTTACCAACACCGAGGATGATTTCAACGTCGAACTAAGCACTGATGACAACTCAGCCTATATGAAAACAGAAAGGGAAAGTCCAAAAGAGATTCCGACCACCAGTACCAGAAAACGGTCAAGGAAATCAAATTATAGTGACGAAGAACCAAGAAGAAGCAAGGAATATGATAAATATGAGAAAATGGAAGATTTCGCGGAAATAGACGAATGTAATGATCCGAGGATAATGAACGAGGACGAGGCGTTCTTTGCTTCGCTCTTGCCATCGG TTCAGGATTGA
- the LOC123877244 gene encoding uncharacterized protein LOC123877244 isoform X1, which produces MREFKYDVVQLIHAVRDRPCLWDKTAEVYKDRAERRAAWEQVFSLLEENYEELSSEQKRVTGEQILNKWTNIRDTFVKTLKRSRMGRPRRKYLLYDHVKFLIKVTNTEDDFNVELSTDDNSAYMKTERESPKEIPTTSTRKRSRKSNYSDEEPRRSKEYDKYEKMEDFAEIDECNDPRIMNEDEAFFASLLPSVVKYSEDERLEFRIEVLAVMKRIKEKRNW; this is translated from the exons ATGCGAGAGTTTAAATACGATGTTGTTCAATTAATTCACGCTGTAAGAGACAGGCCGTGCTTGTGGGACAAGACGGCGGAAGTATACAAAGACCGGGCAGAAAGACGTGCCGCTTGGGAGCAGGTGTTCAGTCTTTTGGAGGAAAACTACGAGGAACTGTCGTCGGAACAAAAACGGGTTACTG GTGAACAAATTCTAAACAAATGGACGAACATCCGCGATACATTTGTCAAGACACTCAAACGATCTAGAATGGGAAGACCTCGtagaaaatacctattataCGACCACGTGAAATTCCTCATCAAAGTTACCAACACCGAGGATGATTTCAACGTCGAACTAAGCACTGATGACAACTCAGCCTATATGAAAACAGAAAGGGAAAGTCCAAAAGAGATTCCGACCACCAGTACCAGAAAACGGTCAAGGAAATCAAATTATAGTGACGAAGAACCAAGAAGAAGCAAGGAATATGATAAATATGAGAAAATGGAAGATTTCGCGGAAATAGACGAATGTAATGATCCGAGGATAATGAACGAGGACGAGGCGTTCTTTGCTTCGCTCTTGCCATCGGTTGTTAAGTATTCTGAAGATGAGAGACTGGAGTTCAGGATTGAGGTGTTGGCGGTCATGAAGAGAATTAAGGAGAAGAGGAATTGGTGA
- the LOC123877243 gene encoding protein THEM6-like produces MWMVCVPGWGAMMVAGTLLLYGTLDVAYFARMFYTVAKARYFRKKICILDTTEVESWCLLNDIDTLLYHMNNARYLRELDFARADYYERTGLYANIKAAGGAVLQAATTIRYRRYLKPFTKFTITSKAIYWDEKTFFMEHEFIGPGGFVHAVALCRQRIIDTSVAAIAELLLQLHCAGTCKPAPEKMPSELELWVQSNELSSAKLRPTPAALPSPEPNTLSCGDVKTSMAE; encoded by the exons ATGTGGATGGTGTGCGTCCCCGGCTGGGGCGCCATGATGGTGGCGGGCACACTCCTACTGTACGGAACCCTGGACGTAGCATACTTCGCGAGGATGTTTTACACCGTAGCCAAGGCGAGGTATTTCAGGAAGAAGATTTGTATACTGGACACCACTGAAGTAGAAT CGTGGTGCCTTCTCAACGACATAGACACCCTACTCTACCACATGAACAACGCAAGATACCTCCGAGAATTGGACTTTGCGAGGGCGGACTACTACGAAAGGACTGGCCTCTACGCCAACATCAaagcggcgggcggcgcggtcCTGCAGGCCGCCACTACCATCCGCTACAGACGATACTTGAAGCCTTTTACCAAGTTTACTATTACTTCTAAG GCAATCTACTGGGACGAGAAGACATTTTTCATGGAGCATGAGTTCATCGGACCGGGTGGCTTCGTCCACGCAGTTGCTTTGTGCCGACAAAGGATCATTGATACTTCAGTGGCTGCGATCGCTGAGTTGCTGCTTCAGCTGCATTGCGCTGGGACTTGCAAACCTGCGCCGGAAAAGATGCCATCTGAG CTGGAACTCTGGGTGCAAAGCAACGAGTTGAGCTCAGCCAAGCTGAGACCAACGCCAGCCGCCCTGCCCTCCCCAGAACCCAACACCCTCAGCTGTGGGGACGTGAAAACCAGCATGGCTGAGTGA